The Crocosphaera sp. UHCC 0190 genome has a segment encoding these proteins:
- a CDS encoding plasmid replication protein, CyRepA1 family, producing MSNWKRFTRRDTCPVCNGDRPDCRQSLETNLIHCRSLDANPSDYLYRGQDTWGFGMWAYKPDADEWADDRREERLEERKRERELKKQQREQRDKEQLKKLLPIKERDRVIRLILDQLELSDRHRQILRGRGFIDTQIDEAGYRSVKQWQKLSKPVDNRLSGVNQQGNKLNNNTDGILIPVPNEDGLYTALRVNNLDSATNELGKYLWVSSKNSRGIPIDLPNGNLPIAVYLPDSPPKKPVIGFTEGLEYKPLLTAKKLGIPVIGASGGNFASSKEAVETAIATIKDKYGWETVNFVLYADAGSAINSNVTRAYEKLGEFISDLKIADWGQLNDKENGLDIDEVAPNEIDIKLIDIEVFSDIANRQQYKAQIEKKQHKLNYLTKEINLLIDEPTLEGILDQLPRKGKLFIKSPKQSRKSSAIIDPLIKEWKKKNQPIISIVPRILLYKEQVERWEITAIDQYGNLHREFHESIALCFDSLGKINFKNWSGALVIFDEIRQGLKHYISSSTLEDMRSYILKLLQEKLPEAINSGGLIVCADADLTDVEIDYIDAICPVSDTFIVKNEYVPQKGLVNFNTGKYDETIEEINRRYENGENLFIFCDSKADSLAIHKRLKQLDPDATHWLINGDTSEDKEVKAIIEDNINKSIKKQKPRSLVFTTSMSTGISLDGWIDGVFHEDIYNHFDYGFVIAQGGILEPVEITQAMERNRNYLDFSVYSGQGINRNDEEKSCDPDVIKRQITKRNHKGLDLIGLTTEVLEEKLGREPTHLEVLNEMAKRCDPKTEMIIDPHLDLYANTKARANYAAQNFEEMLYKQLIKEGYQLAVNDCTEKTALGDEHRKLKKEEKWIEATETSKAKDITLEEAQEITLKNSTKEERREAAKAFLKQELPGIDLTPDFIHKATLKDGRRWLNAHKLFWYYQHPEITREIDQGHYLKKIKQFSQGVIFLPNIRNYSVKINELRELGFFELINLENPTELSKDDPRVVEFMKRAYSRWTEIYTALGSTVSKKTEPIKFIQTLAQKVGLKVILTRTEEKEKDKIRYYSLSTEVLNDPDRLAVLNALDQRFLEDKPQKEEFSESLNIQGLESRQESLREYITMGCPVVQESESQDGLSKVDDEQNYSPLDDPNLESLKPLYQPDEDMFWWGKLKERFDPEVEVKVHLVYWEFLSLTSRQSWQNVKGRVRELSLSLGYQADDLAWWVFNNMPDEERDLVRDFLKAA from the coding sequence ATGAGTAACTGGAAACGATTTACCCGCCGCGATACTTGCCCAGTCTGTAACGGCGATCGCCCTGATTGTCGCCAAAGCCTCGAAACCAATTTGATCCACTGTAGAAGCCTCGACGCTAACCCCTCAGATTATCTGTATCGTGGACAGGATACTTGGGGCTTTGGGATGTGGGCCTATAAACCCGATGCTGATGAGTGGGCTGATGACCGCCGTGAAGAGCGGTTAGAGGAACGGAAACGGGAAAGAGAGCTTAAGAAGCAGCAACGAGAGCAACGGGACAAAGAACAGCTTAAGAAACTGCTACCAATCAAGGAACGGGATCGGGTAATCCGGTTAATCTTGGATCAACTAGAGTTAAGCGATCGCCACCGCCAAATTCTCAGGGGTAGAGGCTTCATAGATACCCAGATAGATGAAGCTGGTTATCGTTCCGTCAAACAATGGCAAAAATTAAGTAAACCTGTCGATAATCGACTCTCAGGGGTCAATCAACAAGGAAATAAGCTAAATAACAATACCGACGGCATTCTCATACCTGTACCTAATGAAGACGGGTTATACACGGCATTAAGGGTTAATAATCTAGATAGTGCCACTAACGAACTCGGAAAATATCTTTGGGTATCCTCAAAGAACTCCAGGGGTATCCCCATAGACCTCCCCAATGGAAACCTCCCTATTGCGGTTTATTTGCCCGATAGCCCCCCCAAAAAACCAGTTATAGGGTTCACTGAGGGTTTAGAGTATAAACCCCTGTTAACAGCTAAAAAACTAGGGATTCCTGTTATCGGTGCGAGTGGGGGTAACTTTGCTAGTAGTAAAGAGGCTGTTGAGACGGCGATCGCCACCATCAAGGATAAATATGGATGGGAGACGGTTAACTTTGTTCTCTATGCTGACGCTGGCAGTGCTATTAACAGCAATGTCACCCGTGCTTATGAGAAATTAGGAGAATTCATCTCTGATCTAAAAATAGCCGATTGGGGACAATTAAATGATAAGGAAAATGGTCTAGACATTGATGAGGTTGCTCCTAATGAAATTGACATCAAGCTTATTGATATAGAGGTTTTCTCAGACATAGCCAACCGTCAACAGTACAAAGCCCAAATAGAGAAGAAACAACATAAGCTTAATTACCTAACTAAAGAAATTAACCTACTAATTGATGAACCTACATTAGAAGGGATATTAGACCAACTTCCAAGAAAAGGCAAGTTATTCATAAAATCTCCAAAGCAATCAAGAAAATCATCAGCAATTATTGACCCGTTAATTAAAGAGTGGAAGAAAAAAAACCAGCCAATTATCTCCATCGTCCCTAGAATTTTACTCTATAAAGAACAAGTTGAAAGATGGGAAATTACAGCAATTGACCAATATGGAAACCTTCATAGAGAGTTTCATGAGTCCATAGCTTTATGTTTTGATTCTCTAGGTAAAATTAATTTTAAAAATTGGTCAGGAGCCTTAGTTATCTTCGATGAAATTAGACAAGGTTTAAAGCATTATATAAGCTCATCAACCTTGGAGGATATGAGGTCTTATATTCTCAAGTTACTACAAGAAAAGCTACCAGAAGCTATTAATAGCGGTGGTTTAATTGTTTGTGCTGATGCTGATTTAACTGATGTAGAAATTGATTATATTGATGCTATTTGTCCCGTCAGTGATACTTTTATCGTTAAGAACGAATATGTCCCCCAAAAAGGGTTAGTTAACTTCAATACGGGTAAATACGATGAAACCATAGAAGAAATTAATAGACGGTATGAAAATGGGGAGAACTTGTTTATCTTTTGTGACTCAAAAGCTGACAGTTTAGCCATACATAAAAGATTAAAACAATTAGATCCTGACGCTACCCATTGGCTTATTAATGGAGATACTTCCGAAGATAAAGAAGTTAAAGCAATCATTGAGGATAATATTAATAAGTCAATCAAAAAACAGAAGCCCCGTAGCTTAGTTTTTACCACTTCTATGAGTACAGGAATCTCTCTTGATGGATGGATTGATGGAGTCTTCCATGAGGATATTTATAACCATTTTGATTATGGTTTCGTTATTGCTCAGGGAGGTATTTTAGAACCCGTCGAAATCACTCAGGCTATGGAAAGGAATCGAAATTATCTTGATTTTTCTGTCTATTCAGGTCAAGGAATAAACAGAAATGATGAGGAAAAATCCTGTGACCCTGATGTGATTAAACGACAAATAACTAAACGCAACCATAAAGGCTTAGACCTAATAGGTTTAACTACGGAGGTATTAGAAGAAAAGCTAGGCAGAGAACCGACCCATCTAGAAGTGTTAAACGAGATGGCAAAAAGATGTGACCCCAAAACAGAGATGATAATTGATCCTCATCTTGACCTTTATGCTAATACTAAAGCACGGGCTAATTATGCCGCACAGAACTTTGAGGAAATGCTTTATAAGCAATTAATAAAAGAAGGGTATCAATTAGCCGTTAATGACTGTACAGAGAAAACAGCATTGGGGGATGAACATCGAAAGCTTAAGAAAGAGGAAAAATGGATTGAAGCCACAGAGACTTCCAAGGCTAAAGACATAACTCTTGAAGAAGCACAAGAGATCACCCTTAAAAATTCCACCAAAGAAGAAAGGAGAGAAGCTGCTAAAGCATTTCTTAAACAAGAACTACCAGGGATAGACCTCACCCCTGATTTTATTCACAAAGCAACCCTTAAAGATGGCCGACGGTGGTTAAATGCTCATAAATTATTTTGGTATTACCAGCATCCTGAGATCACTAGGGAGATAGACCAGGGACATTATCTCAAAAAGATTAAGCAATTTAGCCAGGGGGTTATCTTTTTGCCTAATATCCGTAACTACAGTGTGAAGATTAACGAGCTTAGGGAGTTAGGGTTTTTTGAGTTAATTAACCTTGAGAACCCCACAGAACTATCCAAGGATGACCCAAGAGTAGTTGAGTTCATGAAACGGGCTTATTCTCGATGGACTGAAATTTATACCGCCTTGGGGTCAACCGTCAGCAAAAAAACCGAACCGATCAAATTTATTCAAACCCTCGCTCAAAAAGTAGGATTAAAGGTAATACTAACCCGAACTGAGGAGAAAGAAAAAGATAAAATCCGCTATTATTCTCTAAGTACAGAAGTTCTAAATGACCCTGATCGATTAGCTGTATTGAATGCCCTTGACCAAAGATTTTTAGAGGACAAACCGCAAAAAGAGGAATTCTCCGAAAGCCTCAATATACAAGGGTTAGAGTCCCGACAGGAGAGCCTTAGAGAGTATATAACAATGGGTTGTCCTGTCGTCCAAGAAAGTGAGTCTCAAGATGGACTTAGTAAGGTTGATGATGAGCAAAATTACTCACCCCTTGATGATCCTAATTTGGAGTCACTTAAGCCACTATATCAACCTGATGAAGATATGTTCTGGTGGGGTAAGTTAAAGGAACGGTTTGATCCAGAGGTTGAGGTTAAAGTCCATCTAGTTTATTGGGAGTTTTTAAGCCTCACCTCACGCCAAAGCTGGCAAAATGTTAAGGGTCGAGTGAGAGAGCTTAGCCTTAGTCTTGGATATCAGGCTGACGACCTTGCGTGGTGGGTATTCAATAATATGCCTGATGAGGAGCGAGATCTTGTCCGAGACTTTCTTAAAGCTGCATAG
- a CDS encoding dynamin family protein — MDIESKLNISRKLLQELGIALSDLVNTAADVFEDSVLKSRLKDFRRAYDEARQRLENPSLCIATLGTTSSGKSTIVNALMGRRIAPIEAGEMSGGILKLKHSNDHKLIIEETPDAVWETGEWISLNDEEIYNRIQQVMHTYHEARKKKEYVAPQITSYVPLLPACDSILSGLPEGISIEFLDLPGLKSVQDRTNLAIIQPQVGKAFSLVALDYMQVDEQHRQRLLEELKRVVEYLQGRTDSMIFILNRVDQRGSDDLPLNERLEKLKLEIQTTLNLPKLPDVIPFNARLLYYAQCAWGTTSLNTPSNVTPDRRQQLLNSLFRDCATVIKENVTGDRDLKKWFRQLEDNLEDGCPPDDYQMRRIMFYALRWSGGQTLWNCIRIRLQESFSELVILPALLDVFNGFDALKDALNILIETRQINNQEEVTAEKAKVTQIRQDLEKNLKKINGDFKKEVKNIVEALKTNEPKVIDKIKQEAQAKKREGFSYIFEAVSFVEGDLTKSLIVPVRNAFQNNQSAYELEEKLSQIVTPALAKDIAKQYDNVSCRIEKFSVVSDDLQRKVRADNQQAIQEIEHDERYVRLLYHTMRRAITARAEFSLQGKAKQFEDALQSLVNEQLKRLKICLSQQELHSVNFDIEQAVMSDLHNKLTQNLPTLPEKFFEIKNNIEQRNITENEIVDTEEYEEQVKKTKYEKYKESYSSGSCFKQTKTRTRKRPVEYIETVTKTRDIYEDIEYIELLLPSPSTMAKQWSEGIKEGKEQLWDLLCDWIISRLDYVSNIFEESIIDITNLAERALAEQARIIDYEFEAKKQFWANIEVKQAKVIESVKQLEKEVKQNESVV, encoded by the coding sequence ATGGATATTGAATCTAAGTTAAATATTTCCAGAAAACTGCTCCAAGAATTAGGAATTGCTCTCTCTGATTTAGTTAACACTGCTGCTGATGTTTTTGAAGATTCAGTCCTTAAAAGTCGTTTAAAAGACTTTCGTAGAGCTTATGATGAAGCTAGACAACGGTTAGAAAATCCCAGTTTATGTATTGCTACCCTTGGCACAACTTCATCAGGAAAATCTACCATTGTTAATGCTTTGATGGGAAGAAGAATAGCCCCCATTGAAGCAGGAGAAATGAGTGGAGGAATTCTCAAATTAAAACATTCCAATGACCATAAATTAATTATAGAAGAAACCCCCGATGCTGTGTGGGAAACGGGGGAATGGATCAGCTTAAATGATGAAGAAATTTATAACCGTATTCAACAGGTAATGCACACTTATCATGAAGCCAGAAAAAAGAAGGAATATGTTGCGCCTCAAATAACCAGTTATGTTCCTCTCTTACCTGCTTGTGACTCAATTTTATCAGGTTTACCTGAAGGAATTAGCATCGAATTTTTAGATTTACCTGGTTTAAAATCTGTACAAGATAGAACTAATTTAGCTATTATTCAGCCACAAGTTGGTAAAGCATTTAGTTTAGTAGCCTTAGATTATATGCAAGTAGATGAACAACACCGACAACGCTTATTAGAAGAGTTAAAACGAGTGGTCGAGTATTTACAAGGGCGTACAGATTCCATGATTTTTATTTTAAATCGAGTGGATCAACGGGGGTCAGATGATTTACCTTTAAATGAAAGATTAGAAAAGCTAAAACTTGAAATTCAAACAACTTTAAACTTGCCTAAATTACCTGATGTTATCCCTTTTAATGCTCGTCTTTTATACTATGCTCAATGTGCTTGGGGAACAACTTCTTTGAACACTCCTTCTAATGTTACACCAGATAGAAGACAGCAGTTATTGAACTCTTTATTTCGTGACTGTGCCACTGTTATTAAAGAAAATGTCACAGGGGATCGAGATTTAAAAAAGTGGTTTCGTCAGCTTGAAGATAATCTTGAAGATGGATGTCCTCCTGATGACTATCAAATGCGACGTATTATGTTTTATGCTCTGCGGTGGAGTGGAGGACAAACTTTATGGAATTGTATCAGGATTAGACTACAAGAATCATTCTCCGAATTAGTTATTCTTCCTGCTTTATTGGATGTATTTAATGGTTTTGATGCTTTAAAAGACGCTTTAAATATATTAATTGAAACTCGCCAAATTAATAATCAAGAAGAGGTAACAGCCGAGAAAGCAAAAGTAACTCAAATTCGCCAAGATTTAGAAAAAAACTTAAAAAAGATAAATGGAGATTTTAAAAAAGAAGTAAAAAACATTGTAGAAGCTTTAAAAACTAATGAGCCTAAAGTAATTGATAAGATTAAACAAGAAGCTCAAGCTAAAAAACGTGAGGGTTTTTCTTACATTTTTGAGGCAGTTAGCTTCGTTGAAGGAGACTTAACTAAATCTCTCATTGTTCCTGTAAGAAATGCTTTTCAAAATAATCAATCTGCTTATGAACTGGAGGAGAAATTAAGCCAAATTGTAACACCCGCCTTGGCCAAAGATATTGCGAAACAATATGATAACGTGAGTTGTCGAATAGAAAAATTTTCAGTTGTCTCAGATGATCTACAGCGAAAAGTACGCGCTGATAATCAACAAGCTATCCAAGAAATAGAACATGATGAACGTTATGTGCGCTTACTTTATCACACCATGCGTCGAGCCATCACAGCAAGAGCAGAATTTTCCCTACAAGGGAAAGCAAAGCAGTTTGAAGACGCTTTACAGTCTTTAGTCAATGAACAACTAAAACGGTTAAAAATTTGCCTTTCTCAACAAGAATTACATTCTGTTAATTTTGATATAGAGCAAGCTGTAATGAGCGATCTACACAATAAATTGACACAAAATTTACCCACTTTACCTGAAAAATTCTTTGAGATTAAAAATAATATTGAACAAAGAAATATAACTGAAAACGAAATAGTGGACACAGAAGAGTATGAAGAACAAGTCAAAAAGACAAAATACGAAAAGTATAAGGAAAGCTATAGTTCTGGTTCTTGTTTTAAGCAGACCAAAACCAGAACTCGAAAACGCCCTGTCGAATATATTGAAACAGTAACAAAAACTCGTGATATCTATGAAGATATTGAGTATATTGAATTACTTCTTCCCTCTCCAAGCACAATGGCAAAACAATGGTCAGAAGGGATTAAAGAAGGAAAAGAACAATTATGGGATCTCTTGTGTGATTGGATTATTTCCAGGTTAGATTATGTTAGTAATATCTTTGAAGAATCAATCATTGATATTACTAATTTAGCCGAACGAGCTTTAGCTGAACAAGCCAGAATTATTGACTATGAATTTGAAGCAAAGAAACAATTTTGGGCAAATATTGAAGTAAAACAAGCAAAGGTTATTGAAAGTGTAAAACAGTTAGAAAAGGAGGTTAAACAAAATGAATCAGTAGTTTAA
- a CDS encoding site-specific integrase codes for MKINGFGQAKVLTPLELDRLFQWGLTNQRDRTLFSLCLHTGCRISEALALTVKDIRGGQITLRKMVTKGKKKTRCIPINEQLQGILSNYIKEYKPTNYLFPGHHNAKTPKQMTRAAADLILKEACVRIGVEGVSTHSFRRTALTMMHNGGVPLRVIQKISGHSSLATLQRYLEVSDEAVMDAVNLIGSKPPSRVEQRKKDGGGNGEIIPF; via the coding sequence ATGAAAATAAATGGCTTTGGTCAGGCTAAAGTCCTGACTCCTCTGGAGTTAGATCGCCTCTTTCAATGGGGGTTGACTAACCAACGCGATCGCACTCTGTTCTCGCTCTGTCTGCATACGGGTTGTCGTATTTCTGAAGCGTTGGCCTTAACGGTGAAGGATATTCGCGGGGGTCAGATTACGTTACGCAAGATGGTGACGAAGGGGAAGAAGAAAACTCGCTGTATTCCTATTAATGAGCAACTTCAAGGGATCTTGTCTAATTATATTAAAGAGTATAAGCCGACCAATTATCTGTTTCCTGGTCATCATAATGCTAAGACACCCAAGCAGATGACAAGGGCTGCGGCTGATTTAATTTTAAAGGAGGCTTGTGTGAGGATTGGAGTAGAAGGGGTAAGTACCCACAGCTTCCGACGGACGGCGTTGACTATGATGCACAATGGGGGGGTTCCTTTACGGGTGATTCAAAAGATTAGTGGTCATTCCTCTTTGGCGACATTGCAACGCTATTTAGAAGTCAGTGATGAGGCGGTGATGGATGCAGTGAATTTGATTGGCAGTAAACCGCCATCACGGGTTGAACAGAGGAAAAAGGATGGGGGAGGGAATGGGGAGATTATACCTTTTTAA
- a CDS encoding helicase-related protein has product MLKELLGKRISLPEQFTGTVLVTSVEVIDETVIFEVKTESGSKEEAFLTLEQALSLELAERDDYQPIVDANRFFLFIESARIKTAYDFDPHFAVSLSGVRPLPHQLEAVYQRILPQARLRFLLADDPGAGKTIMGGLLLKELKLRHAVERILILTPAPLTVQWQDELRSKFSETFEVINSNLVKNQLGGNPWERFRQCIASVDFAKRDDVMPSILQVEWDLVIIDEAHKCSARTQGDELRRTGRYKLAEELSQITERILLLTATPHQGNKDQFHNFLRLLDPDQFISSSINPQILQLEDSPWFLRRIKEELKDFNGNRLFKERYPITIPFELSRSEKLLYDEVTSYINRYLGKTQGRKKGSVALARTVLQRRLASSLNAIYSSLKKREKRFADLLEELEGLSPAEQHARLMELGRVADPEMEDEDYDGEELDEIAIDSTVAEQLDQLQDELVALRYLVNLAKKTIELGQETKLNALKDCLERSELQELKDGRGKLLIFTEHRDTLTYLKEHLTQWGFTVCEIHGGMSALARKEAQKYFQFNKQICLATEAAGEGINLQFCHLMVNYDIPWSPHRLEQRMGRIHRIGQTLDVYIFNFVATNTIEGNVLNKLLTKLDEIRKAMGDKVFDVIGQLLQLNDIHFEDLVKDASYSKAEEEKAVETINRLDPKILDELEEATGIALATSHVDLSQVRRTKKEDYLSEERRLMPRYVEEFFRRACDYLGVNLEVRADGLWRIPYLKEEFRAPTLDAVRRLGVPDSRYGKFTFYKEKLGEVSHQDAEFVTPGHCLFGAISERLDRQLAQTVGYQSALFLDADTLTPYSIHFFEVQIAGQDIKGKGTVIRAMMVAVAEKNKGDYQLISTDCLHDLTPLSPETFKGIRNRELGINDHSEIRNQEVGISDNSRIGNQELRISDNSGISEVFSSQFPTPNSSFHSTPKSQLPTPNSQSSPNSQPPTSDEQQALEKWLKGKVQFPLMQEESSKRKRELQIRQDYLTKAMDAAISEAKKAYIMLSGKVAKGDDTYRVARDNAQNKVRTLTERYQNKQHELTYLQLVRPGRLVYLGTALVVPPVEPALQGMRNDLEVEAIAMEYVMNYERDRGWTPEDISQRRDGSGFDIRSVGTEDETTGTLPIRRIEVKGRSGINQDVSLTSNEWRKAQQLGDTYWLYVVWNCRGDTPQLLTIQNPAFVLAGEVKEVKQVTRYVVGAETLAKIGVENQS; this is encoded by the coding sequence ATGCTCAAAGAACTGCTTGGTAAACGGATTTCCCTTCCAGAACAGTTCACCGGAACAGTTTTGGTCACATCAGTCGAAGTTATCGATGAAACGGTTATTTTTGAAGTCAAGACTGAATCAGGGAGCAAAGAAGAAGCTTTTTTGACTCTAGAACAAGCTCTCAGTCTTGAACTGGCCGAACGAGATGATTATCAGCCTATTGTTGATGCTAATCGTTTTTTTCTGTTTATCGAATCGGCTCGGATCAAAACTGCCTATGATTTTGACCCCCATTTTGCGGTGAGCTTAAGCGGGGTTCGTCCCCTTCCTCACCAGTTAGAAGCGGTTTACCAACGTATTTTACCTCAAGCGCGTTTAAGATTTCTGTTAGCTGATGATCCTGGTGCGGGAAAAACGATTATGGGGGGATTATTACTAAAAGAGCTTAAATTACGCCATGCGGTCGAGCGTATCCTCATTTTAACCCCTGCTCCCCTAACGGTTCAATGGCAAGATGAGTTACGCAGTAAATTTTCGGAAACTTTTGAGGTTATTAATTCAAACTTAGTCAAAAACCAATTAGGGGGAAATCCTTGGGAACGATTTCGTCAGTGTATTGCTTCGGTTGATTTTGCTAAACGAGATGATGTGATGCCATCTATTTTACAAGTAGAATGGGATTTAGTTATTATCGATGAGGCACATAAATGTTCTGCTAGAACCCAAGGGGATGAATTACGACGCACTGGACGTTATAAATTAGCTGAAGAATTATCTCAAATAACCGAACGCATTCTCTTATTAACGGCAACTCCCCATCAAGGAAATAAAGACCAATTTCATAATTTTTTACGATTACTAGACCCTGATCAGTTTATTTCTAGTAGCATTAATCCTCAAATTCTCCAATTAGAAGATAGTCCTTGGTTCCTAAGACGAATTAAAGAAGAATTAAAGGATTTTAATGGCAATCGTTTGTTTAAAGAACGCTATCCCATTACAATTCCTTTTGAATTATCTCGGTCTGAAAAATTACTTTATGATGAAGTTACTAGCTATATTAACCGTTATTTGGGTAAAACTCAAGGACGTAAAAAAGGTTCTGTTGCCTTAGCAAGAACGGTATTACAACGGCGTTTGGCCAGTAGTCTCAATGCTATTTATTCATCTCTCAAAAAACGGGAAAAACGGTTTGCTGATTTGTTAGAAGAATTAGAGGGGTTATCTCCGGCTGAACAACACGCACGTTTAATGGAATTAGGACGAGTGGCCGACCCAGAGATGGAAGATGAGGATTATGATGGGGAAGAATTAGATGAAATTGCTATTGATTCAACGGTAGCTGAACAATTAGACCAACTTCAAGATGAATTAGTTGCCCTACGTTATTTAGTTAATTTAGCTAAAAAAACTATCGAACTTGGGCAAGAAACTAAGTTAAATGCCCTCAAAGATTGTTTAGAACGGAGTGAATTACAAGAGTTAAAAGATGGACGGGGCAAACTACTGATTTTCACCGAACATCGTGACACCTTAACTTACCTCAAGGAGCACTTAACTCAATGGGGGTTTACGGTGTGTGAAATTCATGGAGGAATGAGTGCATTGGCTAGAAAAGAAGCACAAAAATACTTTCAATTTAATAAACAAATTTGTTTGGCAACGGAAGCAGCAGGGGAAGGAATTAACCTACAATTTTGTCATTTAATGGTCAATTATGATATTCCCTGGTCGCCCCATAGACTTGAACAAAGGATGGGAAGAATACACCGTATTGGACAAACTTTAGATGTCTATATTTTTAACTTTGTGGCGACGAATACGATTGAGGGAAATGTTCTTAATAAACTGTTGACTAAACTTGATGAAATTCGTAAGGCAATGGGAGATAAGGTCTTTGATGTGATTGGTCAATTACTTCAACTTAATGATATTCATTTTGAGGATTTAGTTAAAGATGCTTCTTACAGTAAAGCTGAAGAAGAGAAGGCCGTAGAAACAATTAATCGTCTTGATCCAAAAATACTAGACGAATTAGAAGAAGCAACGGGTATTGCTTTAGCGACTTCTCATGTGGATTTATCGCAAGTTCGTCGCACCAAAAAAGAGGATTATTTATCAGAAGAACGGCGATTAATGCCTCGTTATGTGGAAGAATTTTTCCGTCGCGCTTGTGATTATTTAGGGGTAAATTTAGAGGTTAGGGCTGATGGTTTATGGCGCATTCCTTATCTTAAAGAGGAATTTCGCGCCCCGACTCTTGATGCTGTTAGGCGACTAGGTGTACCCGATAGTCGCTATGGTAAGTTTACTTTTTATAAGGAAAAATTGGGGGAAGTTTCTCATCAAGATGCGGAATTTGTCACCCCTGGTCATTGTTTATTTGGGGCAATTTCTGAACGTCTAGACCGACAACTAGCACAAACTGTTGGTTATCAATCAGCTTTGTTTCTTGATGCTGATACCCTTACCCCCTATTCTATTCACTTTTTTGAAGTACAAATAGCTGGACAGGATATTAAAGGAAAAGGAACGGTTATTCGTGCCATGATGGTTGCTGTTGCTGAAAAAAATAAGGGGGATTATCAATTAATTTCTACGGACTGTTTACATGATTTAACTCCCTTAAGTCCTGAAACATTCAAAGGAATTAGGAATCGGGAATTAGGAATTAATGATCATTCAGAAATTAGGAATCAGGAAGTAGGAATTAGTGATAATTCAAGAATTGGAAATCAGGAATTAAGAATTAGTGATAATTCAGGAATTAGTGAGGTATTTTCTTCCCAATTTCCAACTCCCAACTCCTCTTTCCATTCAACTCCTAAATCCCAACTCCCAACTCCTAACTCCCAATCTTCCCCTAACTCCCAACCCCCAACTTCTGATGAACAACAAGCTTTAGAAAAATGGCTAAAAGGTAAAGTTCAGTTTCCTTTAATGCAAGAAGAAAGTAGCAAACGGAAGCGAGAATTACAAATTCGTCAAGACTATCTGACAAAGGCGATGGATGCTGCTATTTCTGAAGCGAAAAAAGCCTATATTATGTTATCGGGAAAAGTCGCCAAGGGGGATGATACTTACCGTGTTGCTAGAGATAATGCTCAAAATAAAGTCAGAACTTTGACTGAACGTTACCAAAACAAACAACATGAGTTAACTTATCTTCAGTTAGTACGTCCAGGGCGTTTAGTGTATTTGGGGACTGCATTGGTGGTTCCTCCCGTTGAACCTGCATTACAAGGGATGCGGAATGATCTTGAAGTCGAGGCGATCGCTATGGAGTATGTGATGAACTATGAACGCGATCGCGGATGGACTCCCGAAGATATTAGTCAACGCAGAGATGGTAGCGGGTTTGATATTCGTAGTGTGGGTACAGAAGACGAAACAACGGGGACTCTACCCATTCGACGCATTGAAGTTAAGGGACGTTCTGGTATTAATCAAGATGTGTCTTTAACTTCTAATGAATGGCGCAAAGCACAACAATTAGGGGATACTTATTGGTTATATGTGGTCTGGAATTGTCGAGGAGACACACCCCAATTATTAACCATTCAAAATCCGGCTTTTGTGTTAGCAGGTGAGGTCAAAGAAGTTAAACAAGTGACGAGATATGTAGTAGGGGCTGAAACTTTGGCTAAGATAGGAGTTGAGAATCAAAGTTAA
- a CDS encoding type II toxin-antitoxin system VapC family toxin produces MLFLVDTNILLRSADSKHPMYEDAINSVSILKRQKNQLYIMPQNIIEFWNVCTRPKDKNGLGYSIAETQAEINKVKAFFPLLSDHPNIYTEWERLVSTYQVKGVNVHDARLVAAMLVHKLTHILTFNVDDFRRYSEIIVINPKEISN; encoded by the coding sequence ATGTTATTTTTAGTGGACACTAACATTCTTTTGAGGAGTGCTGATTCTAAACATCCTATGTATGAGGATGCGATTAACTCAGTTTCAATTTTAAAAAGACAGAAAAATCAATTATATATTATGCCTCAAAACATCATTGAATTTTGGAATGTTTGTACTCGACCTAAAGATAAAAATGGTTTAGGTTATTCTATTGCTGAAACGCAAGCAGAAATTAACAAAGTAAAAGCTTTTTTTCCTTTATTATCTGACCATCCTAATATTTATACAGAATGGGAAAGATTAGTTAGCACTTATCAAGTTAAAGGAGTTAATGTTCATGATGCGCGGTTAGTAGCTGCCATGTTGGTACATAAATTAACCCATATTTTGACTTTTAATGTGGATGATTTTCGTCGCTATTCAGAAATAATAGTGATTAATCCTAAAGAGATTAGTAATTAA